The Neofelis nebulosa isolate mNeoNeb1 chromosome 16, mNeoNeb1.pri, whole genome shotgun sequence genome includes a window with the following:
- the CHRNE gene encoding acetylcholine receptor subunit epsilon isoform X1, with protein MAGALLGALLLLGLLGGGDGKNEELRLYHHLFDNYDPERRPVKEPEDTVTITLKVTLTNLISLNEKEETLTTSVWIGIDWQDYRLNFSKDDFGGIETLRVPSELVWLPEIVLENNIDGQFGVAYDANVLVYEGGYLSWLPPAIYRSSCAVEVTYFPFDWQNCSLVFRSQTYNAREVAFVFAVDDEGETISNIDIDTEAYTENGEWAIDFCPGLIHHHGGSADDPGGIDVIYTLIIRRKPLFYTINIIVPCVLISGLVLLAYFLPAQAGGQKCTVSINVLLAQTVFLFLIAQKTPETSLSVPMLGRYLIFVMVVATIIVMNCVIVLNLSLRTPTTHAASPRLRHVLLELLPRLLGSGAPPEPPRAASPPRRASSVGLLLRAEELILKKPRSELVFEGQRHRHGPWTAALCQSLGAAAPEVRCCVDAVNFVAESTRDQEASGEEVSDWVRMGKALDHICFWAALVLFGVGSSLIFLGGYFNQVPKLPYPPCM; from the exons ATGGCGGGGGCTCTGCTGGGTGCCCTGCTCCTCCTGGGGCTCCTCG GTGGAGGTGACGGCAAGAACGAAGAGCTACGTCTCTACCACCATCTTTTCGACAACTACGACCCAGAACGCCGGCCGGTGAAGGAGCCTGAAGACACTGTCACCATCACCCTCAAGGTCACCCTGACCAACCTGATCTCACTA AACGAGAAAGAGGAGACCCTCACCACCAGCGTCTGGATTGGAATC GACTGGCAGGATTACAGACTCAACTTCAGTAAGGACGACTTCGGGGGCATAGAAACCTTGCGGGTCCCTTCGGAGCTCGTGTGGCTGCCTGAGATCGTGCTGGAAAACAA CATCGACGGCCAGTTCGGCGTGGCCTACGACGCCAACGTGCTGGTCTACGAGGGCGGCTACCTGAGCTGGCTGCCCCCGGCCATCTACCGCAGCAGCTGCGCCGTGGAGGTCACCTACTTCCCCTTCGACTGGCAGAACTGCTCGCTCGTCTTCCG CTCGCAGACGTACAACGCCCGAGAGGTGGCGTTTGTCTTCGCCGTGGATGACGAGGGCGAGACCATCAGCAACATCGACATCGACACCGAGGCCTACACTG AGAACGGCGAGTGGGCCATCGATTTCTGCCCCGGACTGATCCATCACCACGGGGGCTCCGCGGACGACCCGGGGGGCATTGACGTCATCTACACGCTCATCATCCGCCGGAAGCCGCTCTTCTACACAATCAACATCATCGTGCCCTGCGTGCTCATCTCGGGCCTGGTGCTGCTCGCCTACTTCCTGCCGGCGCAGG CCGGCGGCCAGAAGTGCACCGTGTCCATCAACGTCCTGCTGGCGCAGACCGTCTTCTTGTTCCTGATCGCCCAGAAAACCCCCGAGACGTCGCTGAGCGTGCCGATGCTGGGCAG GTACCTCATCTTCGTCATGGTGGTCGCCACGATCATCGTCATGAATTGCGTCATCGTGCTCAACTTGTCACTGCGGACGCCCACCACTCACGCCGCGTCTCCGCGGCTGCGCCAC gTCCTGCTGGAGCTGCTGCCTCGCCTCCTGGGCTCCGGCGCGCCGCCCGAGCCCCCCCGGGCCGCCTCGCCGCCCCGGCGCGCGTCGTCGGTGGGCCTGCTGCTCCGCGCCGAGGAGCTGATACTGAAAAAGCCGCGGAGCGAGCTCGTGTTTGAGGGGCAGAGGCACCGGCATGGGCCCTGGACCG CCGCCCTCTGCCAGAGCCTGGGCGCCGCCGCCCCCGAGGTCCGCTGCTGCGTGGACGCCGTGAACTTCGTGGCCGAGAGCACGCGAGACCAGGAGGCCTCCGGCGAG GAGGTGTCCGACTGGGTGCGCATGGGGAAGGCCCTCGACCACATCTGCTTCTGGGCCGCCCTGGTGCTCTTCGGCGTGGGGTCCAGCCTCATCTTTCTGGGGGGCTACTTCAATCAAGTGCCCAAGCTGCCCTACCCGCCGTGTATGTAG
- the CHRNE gene encoding acetylcholine receptor subunit epsilon isoform X2 yields the protein MAGALLGALLLLGLLGGGDGKNEELRLYHHLFDNYDPERRPVKEPEDTVTITLKVTLTNLISLDWQDYRLNFSKDDFGGIETLRVPSELVWLPEIVLENNIDGQFGVAYDANVLVYEGGYLSWLPPAIYRSSCAVEVTYFPFDWQNCSLVFRSQTYNAREVAFVFAVDDEGETISNIDIDTEAYTENGEWAIDFCPGLIHHHGGSADDPGGIDVIYTLIIRRKPLFYTINIIVPCVLISGLVLLAYFLPAQAGGQKCTVSINVLLAQTVFLFLIAQKTPETSLSVPMLGRYLIFVMVVATIIVMNCVIVLNLSLRTPTTHAASPRLRHVLLELLPRLLGSGAPPEPPRAASPPRRASSVGLLLRAEELILKKPRSELVFEGQRHRHGPWTAALCQSLGAAAPEVRCCVDAVNFVAESTRDQEASGEEVSDWVRMGKALDHICFWAALVLFGVGSSLIFLGGYFNQVPKLPYPPCM from the exons ATGGCGGGGGCTCTGCTGGGTGCCCTGCTCCTCCTGGGGCTCCTCG GTGGAGGTGACGGCAAGAACGAAGAGCTACGTCTCTACCACCATCTTTTCGACAACTACGACCCAGAACGCCGGCCGGTGAAGGAGCCTGAAGACACTGTCACCATCACCCTCAAGGTCACCCTGACCAACCTGATCTCACTA GACTGGCAGGATTACAGACTCAACTTCAGTAAGGACGACTTCGGGGGCATAGAAACCTTGCGGGTCCCTTCGGAGCTCGTGTGGCTGCCTGAGATCGTGCTGGAAAACAA CATCGACGGCCAGTTCGGCGTGGCCTACGACGCCAACGTGCTGGTCTACGAGGGCGGCTACCTGAGCTGGCTGCCCCCGGCCATCTACCGCAGCAGCTGCGCCGTGGAGGTCACCTACTTCCCCTTCGACTGGCAGAACTGCTCGCTCGTCTTCCG CTCGCAGACGTACAACGCCCGAGAGGTGGCGTTTGTCTTCGCCGTGGATGACGAGGGCGAGACCATCAGCAACATCGACATCGACACCGAGGCCTACACTG AGAACGGCGAGTGGGCCATCGATTTCTGCCCCGGACTGATCCATCACCACGGGGGCTCCGCGGACGACCCGGGGGGCATTGACGTCATCTACACGCTCATCATCCGCCGGAAGCCGCTCTTCTACACAATCAACATCATCGTGCCCTGCGTGCTCATCTCGGGCCTGGTGCTGCTCGCCTACTTCCTGCCGGCGCAGG CCGGCGGCCAGAAGTGCACCGTGTCCATCAACGTCCTGCTGGCGCAGACCGTCTTCTTGTTCCTGATCGCCCAGAAAACCCCCGAGACGTCGCTGAGCGTGCCGATGCTGGGCAG GTACCTCATCTTCGTCATGGTGGTCGCCACGATCATCGTCATGAATTGCGTCATCGTGCTCAACTTGTCACTGCGGACGCCCACCACTCACGCCGCGTCTCCGCGGCTGCGCCAC gTCCTGCTGGAGCTGCTGCCTCGCCTCCTGGGCTCCGGCGCGCCGCCCGAGCCCCCCCGGGCCGCCTCGCCGCCCCGGCGCGCGTCGTCGGTGGGCCTGCTGCTCCGCGCCGAGGAGCTGATACTGAAAAAGCCGCGGAGCGAGCTCGTGTTTGAGGGGCAGAGGCACCGGCATGGGCCCTGGACCG CCGCCCTCTGCCAGAGCCTGGGCGCCGCCGCCCCCGAGGTCCGCTGCTGCGTGGACGCCGTGAACTTCGTGGCCGAGAGCACGCGAGACCAGGAGGCCTCCGGCGAG GAGGTGTCCGACTGGGTGCGCATGGGGAAGGCCCTCGACCACATCTGCTTCTGGGCCGCCCTGGTGCTCTTCGGCGTGGGGTCCAGCCTCATCTTTCTGGGGGGCTACTTCAATCAAGTGCCCAAGCTGCCCTACCCGCCGTGTATGTAG
- the C16H17orf107 gene encoding uncharacterized protein C17orf107 homolog, translating into MKGTPSSLETLLWVYHFHSSTEVALQPPLLSSLELAVAAAHEFLEQRFRELESLESQRPHAPKPTLGLVLREAAASVVSFGATLFEISAL; encoded by the exons ATGAAGGGGACCCCCAGCTCCCTGGAGACCCTGCTGTGGGTCTACCACTTCCACAGCTCCACGGAG gtGGCCCTGCAGCCCCCGCTCCTGTCCTCCCTGGAACTCGCTGTGGCCGCGGCCCATGAATTTCTGGAGCAGAGGTTCAGGGAGCTCGAGTCCCTGGAGTCGCAGCGGCCGCATGCCCCGAAGCCCACCCTGGGGCTGGTGCTGAGAGAAGCCGCGGCCAGCGTCGTGAGCTTCGGCGCCACCTTGTTCGAG ATCTCCGCCCTGTGA